A genomic region of Paenibacillus sp. PL2-23 contains the following coding sequences:
- a CDS encoding sensor domain-containing diguanylate cyclase, with amino-acid sequence MLISQRTSQELRKEIGGNLSGLAFQMSDKLDHYMWSRYNEILMLSTLNVLRDYEQVDEAQHLLDELSHDIPSFSWVGLTDAAGNVMASTGEILVGASIAARPVYLEALEKPFIGDVHDAVLLAKLLPNPTGEPLKFVDVSAPLFNDAGEFTGVLAAHLSWRWSMEIRDSVFRSLQGDGSHAIEAFVLSAHDDVVLLGPEAWIGKELPLDGLHERSEIGDWEVQKWPDGKSYLTGFAVGKGYQNYPGLGWRVVVRQPVDVAFAAVNKLVVDIALTGVLLTVIFAGLGWLLAGRVAGPLSRISAAADRLRFGEKAEIPISRGIKDIEVLSSSLRGLVVALTETESQLVRMEDRAHRDKLTGLLNRSALDTNIAASIHRAEELDGGLAFLYLDLDGFKGVNDTLGHAAGDELLRQVGQRLTAAVRGQDLVFRMGGDEFVVILALPERGSLLEAKEIAHRLLVNLRKPYYMAEGGASIGCSIGGALWPEHGRDAELLLRLADEALYESKSNGKNTLTFATPVPAKGK; translated from the coding sequence GTGCTGATCAGCCAGCGGACAAGCCAGGAGCTGAGGAAGGAGATCGGCGGCAACCTGTCGGGCCTTGCCTTCCAGATGTCCGACAAGCTGGATCATTACATGTGGTCCCGTTACAACGAAATATTGATGCTCAGCACGCTTAATGTGCTGCGGGATTATGAACAGGTGGATGAAGCGCAGCATCTTCTGGATGAGCTCAGCCATGATATTCCATCGTTCTCCTGGGTTGGTCTGACGGATGCGGCGGGCAACGTAATGGCGTCTACAGGTGAAATTTTGGTCGGAGCCAGCATAGCCGCTCGCCCGGTCTATTTGGAAGCGCTCGAAAAGCCGTTTATCGGGGATGTGCACGACGCGGTGCTGCTTGCCAAGCTGCTTCCCAATCCTACTGGAGAGCCGCTCAAATTCGTGGACGTGAGCGCGCCTTTATTTAATGATGCGGGTGAATTTACAGGGGTGCTGGCCGCGCATCTCAGCTGGCGCTGGTCGATGGAAATACGGGACTCTGTATTCCGATCGCTGCAGGGTGATGGCTCGCACGCTATTGAGGCGTTTGTTCTTAGCGCGCATGATGACGTTGTGCTGCTTGGACCGGAGGCGTGGATTGGCAAGGAGCTGCCTCTTGATGGCCTGCATGAGCGAAGCGAGATCGGCGATTGGGAGGTTCAGAAGTGGCCGGATGGCAAGTCCTACCTAACCGGCTTTGCGGTAGGCAAGGGATATCAGAATTATCCAGGCTTGGGCTGGAGAGTTGTGGTGCGGCAGCCAGTCGATGTGGCGTTCGCTGCTGTGAATAAGCTTGTGGTCGATATCGCGCTGACAGGTGTCTTGCTGACCGTCATCTTCGCCGGGCTTGGCTGGCTTCTTGCGGGCAGAGTAGCGGGACCGTTGTCCCGGATTTCTGCGGCTGCCGATCGCTTGCGCTTCGGCGAGAAGGCGGAGATTCCGATATCCAGAGGCATCAAGGATATTGAGGTGCTCTCCAGCTCGCTTCGCGGCCTTGTGGTGGCGCTGACGGAGACGGAATCGCAGCTGGTTCGGATGGAGGATCGAGCTCACCGCGACAAGCTGACGGGGCTTCTCAACCGCTCCGCGTTGGATACGAATATAGCAGCTTCGATTCATCGGGCGGAGGAATTGGACGGAGGACTGGCTTTCCTCTATCTTGATCTGGACGGCTTCAAGGGCGTTAATGACACGCTGGGACACGCCGCCGGGGATGAGCTGCTCCGCCAGGTGGGGCAGCGGCTAACAGCCGCGGTTCGAGGACAGGATCTGGTATTCCGGATGGGCGGCGACGAATTTGTGGTCATTCTCGCGCTGCCTGAGCGAGGCTCGCTGCTGGAGGCCAAGGAGATTGCCCACCGGCTTCTCGTTAATCTGCGCAAGCCGTACTATATGGCAGAGGGAGGCGCGAGCATCGGCTGCAGCATCGGAGGCGCTCTATGGCCTGAACATGGAAGAGACGCAGAGCTGCTGCTGAGGCTAGCCGATGAAGCCTTGTATGAGTCGAAGAGCAACGGCAAAAACACATTGACCTTTGCCACCCCCGTCCCTGCAAAAGGGAAATAG
- a CDS encoding ATP-binding protein translates to MQIVKDFLLNVLIVSLPLILYPFMYRFFRGKRIAFQTMLCALFGVSILLTMCFPVVMNGLNYDMRSIPLTIGALYGGGWVALALYGTVTLGREMLGSSDLGWYILAFIPSFFFVLVAIRWFERARLRQKLGIAVVVCTLVKGITIVLFLQFTGRQDRFWSHLEDTLILYAIQGLMAAAFVYAIELVHRHYQMQEEVVRSEKMRLVSEMAASVAHEIRNPLTSVKGFIHLMGGAEVSPEKRAFYKDICFTELERAENIISDYLSLARTEPETVETIDLNEEASYLSNILLNYTNLNNIKLYIALQDSVPLQTRGDRSKLRQALINIGKNAVEAMPDGGSLELRTEVRLDKATLSISDTGVGMTPEGIARLGTPFYSTKEKGTGLGTMISFSIIKKMDGKIEVDSEPGKGSKFTIILPKSEYASKKH, encoded by the coding sequence GTGCAGATCGTTAAAGATTTTCTGCTGAATGTACTCATCGTATCGCTGCCGCTCATTCTGTACCCTTTCATGTATCGCTTCTTCAGAGGGAAAAGGATTGCTTTTCAAACGATGCTGTGTGCGTTGTTTGGCGTGTCCATTCTGCTGACGATGTGTTTTCCGGTGGTGATGAATGGCCTTAATTATGATATGCGATCGATCCCGCTGACAATCGGAGCCTTGTATGGCGGAGGCTGGGTTGCGCTCGCGCTGTATGGCACGGTAACGCTGGGGCGAGAAATGCTGGGTTCAAGCGATTTGGGCTGGTATATACTTGCGTTCATACCCAGCTTCTTCTTTGTTCTAGTAGCTATACGGTGGTTCGAGAGAGCGAGATTGCGCCAAAAGCTGGGCATTGCGGTAGTGGTGTGCACGCTGGTTAAAGGGATTACGATCGTTTTGTTTCTTCAATTTACCGGCAGGCAGGATCGATTTTGGTCCCACTTGGAGGACACGCTGATCCTGTACGCGATCCAAGGCTTAATGGCGGCAGCGTTCGTATACGCGATTGAATTGGTGCACAGGCATTACCAGATGCAGGAAGAGGTCGTCAGAAGCGAGAAGATGAGGCTGGTCAGCGAGATGGCCGCTTCGGTAGCTCACGAGATTCGCAATCCGTTAACATCGGTGAAAGGCTTCATTCACTTGATGGGCGGGGCTGAGGTCAGCCCGGAGAAGAGAGCATTCTACAAGGATATTTGCTTCACGGAGCTGGAACGTGCGGAGAACATCATTTCGGATTATTTGTCCCTCGCTCGCACAGAGCCAGAGACGGTTGAGACGATAGACCTTAATGAGGAAGCCAGCTACCTGTCCAATATATTGCTGAATTACACGAACCTGAACAATATCAAATTGTATATTGCGTTGCAGGATTCCGTTCCGCTGCAGACGCGAGGAGACCGCTCCAAGCTCAGACAGGCGCTTATTAATATTGGCAAAAATGCAGTAGAAGCGATGCCCGATGGGGGCTCTCTGGAGCTTCGGACAGAGGTTCGCCTGGACAAAGCGACGCTGAGCATATCGGATACGGGCGTCGGGATGACGCCTGAAGGGATCGCGCGGCTGGGTACGCCGTTCTATTCGACGAAGGAGAAGGGTACAGGGCTTGGCACGATGATTTCGTTCAGTATTATTAAGAAGATGGACGGCAAAATTGAAGTGGACAGCGAGCCAGGGAAGGGCTCCAAGTTTACGATTATTTTGCCCAAGAGTGAGTATGCTTCAAAAAAACATTGA
- a CDS encoding sugar ABC transporter substrate-binding protein: protein MKSKKLSAMLVLMLAIVIAATGCGVDKSNTGNGGSAAAEIENLPAALKEKGDINIKVIRKIGGDDHTAQFLAGAKQEGEALGFKVDTFSANGDSVKFLDAIDQAAEGDVDAVVLSHADVEASVAAVQKLRDKGIEVVAFDSTPAIGEIEGVTLTSQKDEALAQLALDELVKQHGNEAKIVYLWVDGFPPMVRRNAVYQDVLAKNPGIQELARFGVASQNTSVETQNAVAAMLAKYPKGELDAIFATWDAFAQGAQRALVEANRTEVKIYGIDVSNQDLQMMQEENSPWAATAAVDAKMVGSVNVRIAAKKLAGEETPATFDLDAALITQEALGQASETVNVATLADIIPGWGTTDAFEEDWIKALKEANGK from the coding sequence ATGAAGAGCAAGAAGCTTAGCGCAATGCTGGTATTGATGCTCGCGATTGTCATCGCGGCTACCGGCTGCGGTGTGGACAAAAGCAATACAGGCAATGGAGGCAGTGCAGCGGCAGAAATTGAAAATTTGCCGGCAGCGTTGAAGGAGAAGGGCGACATCAACATTAAGGTCATCCGTAAGATCGGCGGAGACGATCATACAGCGCAATTCCTGGCGGGAGCGAAGCAAGAGGGCGAGGCGCTTGGCTTTAAAGTGGACACGTTCTCCGCTAATGGCGACTCCGTAAAGTTCCTTGACGCCATCGATCAGGCTGCCGAAGGGGATGTGGACGCGGTTGTGCTCTCGCATGCCGACGTGGAGGCTTCGGTCGCAGCGGTCCAGAAGCTGCGTGACAAAGGCATTGAGGTCGTGGCGTTCGATTCCACGCCTGCAATTGGCGAGATTGAAGGCGTAACGCTCACGTCCCAGAAGGACGAGGCGCTTGCACAGCTCGCGTTGGACGAGCTTGTGAAGCAGCACGGCAACGAAGCGAAGATTGTATATCTATGGGTGGACGGCTTCCCGCCGATGGTTCGCCGCAATGCGGTGTACCAGGACGTGCTGGCCAAAAATCCTGGCATTCAAGAGCTGGCCCGCTTCGGCGTTGCATCCCAAAACACATCGGTCGAAACGCAAAACGCGGTAGCCGCGATGCTGGCCAAATATCCGAAGGGCGAGCTTGATGCGATCTTCGCGACATGGGACGCATTCGCGCAAGGCGCGCAGCGCGCTCTGGTGGAAGCGAACCGTACGGAAGTGAAGATTTATGGCATCGACGTGTCGAACCAGGATCTTCAGATGATGCAGGAAGAGAACAGCCCATGGGCGGCTACGGCTGCAGTCGACGCCAAGATGGTGGGCTCGGTTAACGTAAGAATCGCTGCCAAGAAGCTGGCAGGCGAAGAGACGCCAGCGACGTTCGATCTGGACGCTGCATTAATTACGCAGGAAGCGCTTGGCCAAGCCAGCGAGACGGTTAACGTTGCTACGCTTGCGGACATTATTCCGGGCTGGGGCACGACGGACGCCTTCGAAGAGGATTGGATCAAGGCTTTGAAGGAAGCTAACGGTAAATAA
- a CDS encoding sugar ABC transporter ATP-binding protein, with protein sequence MKGISIAFPGVQALTEVDFHTESGRAHALIGANGAGKSTLMKVLSGAYDHYTGEITIDGQPVHIRSPKDAKAHGIQIVYQEVDTALIPHLTASENIMMEHTIHGMKGKQFVNWRSIHRGAQDVLDRLKMKVPTKKLVQELTLAEKQMVLIARSVSMDCRFLVLDEPTAPLSRAETDSLFELVRLLKSQGVGVIFISHRLPELYEICDDITIMRDGRLVIREELAAMPQQAVVEHMLGAKLEGQFPARASRVGDIGFEAKHVRDDGKVNDVSLNIRKGEIVGLAGLVGAGKTELCRALFGASETASSELVLNGKRISASNPHAAARAGMALIPEERRREGIFVEESVTLNMTAASLSKFTGGGSWIKRKQEKLATERVIRDLGVKTPNADAMVRNLSGGNQQKIAIGKWLLADADVYIFDEPTKGVDVGAKRDIYNLIAELASRGKCILYASSELSEMLGITDRIYVMYDGSIQRELETAATSEEEIMLYSTGGVKS encoded by the coding sequence ATGAAAGGCATCTCGATCGCTTTTCCCGGCGTTCAGGCGCTTACCGAGGTGGATTTCCATACGGAGAGCGGGAGAGCGCACGCGCTGATCGGAGCCAATGGAGCCGGCAAATCGACGCTTATGAAAGTGCTCTCGGGCGCTTATGACCATTATACGGGTGAAATCACTATAGATGGCCAGCCTGTGCATATTCGCAGCCCGAAGGATGCGAAGGCTCACGGCATACAGATTGTGTATCAGGAAGTGGATACGGCTCTTATTCCTCATCTGACTGCTTCGGAGAACATTATGATGGAGCATACGATTCATGGCATGAAGGGCAAGCAATTCGTGAACTGGAGATCCATTCATCGCGGCGCGCAGGACGTGCTGGACCGGCTTAAGATGAAGGTGCCAACGAAGAAGCTCGTGCAGGAGCTTACACTCGCCGAGAAGCAGATGGTGCTGATCGCAAGATCGGTTTCCATGGACTGCCGCTTTCTGGTGCTGGACGAACCGACAGCACCGCTAAGCCGAGCCGAGACGGACTCATTGTTCGAGCTTGTTCGGCTGTTGAAGTCCCAAGGTGTAGGCGTTATCTTTATTTCTCATCGGCTGCCGGAGCTCTACGAGATTTGTGACGACATTACGATCATGCGAGACGGCAGGCTGGTCATTCGCGAGGAGCTTGCGGCAATGCCGCAGCAGGCAGTTGTGGAACATATGCTGGGCGCCAAGCTGGAGGGCCAGTTCCCCGCAAGGGCAAGCCGAGTCGGCGACATTGGCTTCGAGGCGAAGCATGTCCGTGACGACGGCAAGGTAAACGACGTGTCGCTGAATATTCGCAAGGGAGAGATCGTGGGCTTGGCGGGGCTTGTAGGCGCCGGCAAGACGGAGCTGTGCCGGGCGCTGTTCGGCGCTTCGGAGACGGCGAGCAGCGAGCTTGTACTGAATGGGAAGCGCATCAGCGCGAGCAATCCGCACGCAGCGGCGCGCGCCGGCATGGCGCTTATACCGGAGGAGAGACGCCGCGAGGGCATCTTCGTAGAGGAATCCGTTACGCTTAATATGACGGCTGCAAGCCTCAGCAAGTTCACGGGAGGGGGCTCCTGGATCAAGCGGAAGCAAGAGAAGCTTGCTACAGAGCGGGTGATTCGCGACCTCGGGGTGAAGACCCCGAATGCCGACGCCATGGTTCGGAATCTATCGGGCGGCAATCAGCAGAAGATTGCCATTGGCAAGTGGCTGCTGGCCGACGCGGATGTATACATCTTCGACGAGCCGACCAAAGGCGTCGACGTTGGAGCGAAGCGCGACATCTATAATCTGATTGCGGAGCTTGCTTCGCGGGGCAAATGTATACTGTACGCGTCCAGCGAGCTGTCGGAGATGTTAGGCATTACAGACCGCATCTATGTGATGTACGACGGCTCCATCCAGCGAGAGCTGGAGACGGCGGCAACTAGCGAGGAAGAGATTATGTTATACAGCACGGGAGGCGTGAAGTCATGA